A single Dechloromonas denitrificans DNA region contains:
- a CDS encoding universal stress protein produces MFKHILVPTDGSELSQATAKSAVAFAKDVGARVTVFFAKPEYPIAYFGEGALIDPTTPEKFAELAEQQAAQYLGEVQAMCTAAGVECSTTSATSDIPYEAIIEAAEKCGCDLIFMASHGRRGISGFLLGSETNKVLTHSKVPVLVYR; encoded by the coding sequence ATGTTCAAACACATTCTTGTCCCGACCGACGGTTCCGAACTTTCGCAAGCCACCGCAAAATCTGCAGTGGCTTTCGCCAAGGATGTGGGAGCCCGGGTAACCGTCTTTTTTGCCAAGCCGGAATACCCGATCGCCTATTTCGGCGAGGGCGCCCTGATCGACCCGACGACGCCGGAGAAATTCGCCGAACTGGCCGAACAGCAGGCTGCCCAGTATCTCGGCGAAGTGCAGGCGATGTGCACCGCCGCCGGGGTCGAATGCAGCACCACCTCGGCAACCAGCGACATTCCCTACGAAGCGATCATCGAAGCTGCCGAGAAGTGCGGCTGCGACCTCATTTTCATGGCCTCGCACGGCCGCCGCGGGATCAGCGGCTTTTTGCTCGGCAGCGAAACCAACAAGGTTCTGACCCACAGCAAGGTACCGGTTCTGGTCTATCGCTGA